A single window of Archangium gephyra DNA harbors:
- a CDS encoding chemotaxis protein CheA, giving the protein MNPELEKVHAVFLTETEEQLVSLEQELLALEASPGPETLRAVFRTVHTLKGGTAVMGYSAAVELAHTLEELLTRLEAGVLVLHSGLGTLLLQSVDALRELVGLRPVAEPDLRLPASDVHSLLASTVAASRPVGTGPASVGAEWHGPETSAEPAEPSPSRERTLRVGLDRLDRMLDLTGEIAIARGRLTTMLAQAHRYTPEQLLEAHRGADALYLDLQELVMKVRMVPIGRTFQPFTRTVRDLCLATGKRVRLEVSGQDVEVDTTVTELIRDPLTHLVRNAMDHGMETPEVREERGKEPTGTLALRAFHEAGSIIIQVAEDGAGLDRARILARARERGLVGPEETPEDDALFRLIFEPGFSTAERVTELSGRGVGMDVVKRNVEQLRGTISVDTTPGKGTTFSLRLPLTLSIIEGFSVGMGEETYVIPLEHVVECVELPPGECRPGRTGVFNLRGEPLPYLRLREHFSLGGAPPPRESIVVIGHGRGRAGIAVDMLLGQGQTVIKPLGKPCQGLPGLAGSTLMGDGRVALILDVPALLQQALKAVPPPAAVA; this is encoded by the coding sequence ATGAATCCCGAGTTGGAGAAGGTTCACGCCGTCTTCCTCACCGAGACGGAAGAGCAGCTCGTCAGCCTGGAGCAGGAGCTGTTGGCGCTGGAGGCGTCTCCCGGACCGGAGACCTTGCGAGCGGTCTTCCGCACCGTCCACACCCTGAAGGGTGGCACCGCCGTGATGGGTTACTCCGCGGCGGTGGAGCTGGCCCACACGCTGGAGGAGCTGCTCACCCGGCTGGAGGCCGGGGTGCTGGTGCTGCATTCAGGGCTGGGCACGCTGCTGCTGCAGTCGGTGGACGCGTTGCGCGAGCTGGTGGGCCTGCGGCCCGTGGCCGAGCCGGACCTGCGCCTGCCGGCGAGTGACGTGCACAGCCTGCTGGCCTCCACCGTCGCGGCCTCGCGGCCCGTGGGCACGGGCCCGGCGTCCGTGGGCGCGGAGTGGCACGGGCCGGAGACGTCCGCCGAGCCCGCCGAGCCGTCCCCGTCCCGGGAGCGCACGCTGCGCGTGGGGTTGGACCGGCTGGACCGGATGCTGGACCTCACCGGGGAGATCGCCATCGCGCGCGGGCGGCTCACCACCATGCTCGCCCAGGCGCACCGCTACACGCCCGAGCAACTGCTGGAGGCGCACCGCGGGGCGGACGCGCTCTACCTGGATTTGCAGGAGCTGGTGATGAAGGTGCGGATGGTGCCCATTGGCCGCACCTTCCAGCCCTTCACGCGCACGGTGAGGGATTTGTGCCTGGCCACCGGCAAGCGGGTGCGGCTGGAGGTGAGCGGCCAGGACGTGGAGGTGGACACCACCGTCACCGAGCTCATCCGCGATCCGCTCACCCACCTGGTGCGCAACGCGATGGACCACGGGATGGAGACGCCCGAGGTGCGGGAGGAGCGGGGCAAGGAGCCCACCGGCACGCTCGCCCTGCGCGCCTTCCACGAGGCGGGCAGCATCATCATCCAGGTGGCCGAGGACGGGGCCGGGCTGGACCGCGCGCGCATCCTGGCGCGGGCGCGTGAGCGCGGGCTGGTGGGCCCCGAGGAGACGCCGGAGGACGATGCGCTCTTCCGCCTCATCTTCGAGCCGGGCTTCTCCACCGCCGAGCGCGTCACGGAGCTGTCGGGACGGGGCGTGGGCATGGACGTGGTGAAGCGCAACGTGGAGCAGCTGCGCGGCACCATCTCCGTGGACACGACGCCCGGCAAGGGCACCACGTTCAGCCTGCGGCTGCCGCTCACCCTCTCCATCATCGAGGGCTTCTCGGTGGGGATGGGGGAGGAGACGTACGTGATTCCGCTGGAGCACGTGGTGGAGTGCGTGGAGCTGCCGCCCGGCGAGTGCCGCCCCGGGCGCACCGGCGTCTTCAACCTGCGCGGCGAGCCGCTGCCCTACCTGCGCCTGCGTGAGCACTTCTCGCTCGGGGGCGCGCCTCCGCCGCGCGAGAGCATCGTCGTCATCGGCCATGGCCGGGGCCGGGCGGGCATCGCCGTGGACATGCTGCTCGGCCAGGGCCAGACGGTCATCAAACCCCTGGGCAAGCCGTGCCAGGGACTGCCCGGACTGGCCGGCTCCACCCTGATGGGAGATGGCCGCGTGGCCCTCATCCTGGATGTGCCCGCGCTCCTCCAACAGGCCTTGAAGGCCGTTCCCCCCCCCGCCGCCGTGGCCTGA
- a CDS encoding methyl-accepting chemotaxis protein, which produces MTWFHDLKIASKLLVAFLALSTFTLLLGVFALRQMEVMNDATDEVTDILVPSLSYVSDANTDTSDFLIAELQHVLSTDPMQMAQYEREMQQLLETINQGLSRYVPLIRLEDERRLYENFSRDWKHYLLEHEKVVALSRSGQQEAARVLYNERSRPAYSAAINSLEELVVVLQKASRKASDYSDTTHALARGWILSAMGVSLVLGLLLSVLIARVISRPLNEAVTVADRIAEGDLTVRITAETQDETGRLLGALERMVRKLAQVIGEVREGASALASASSQVSSSSQSLSQGTSEQASSVEETTSSLEQMTASITQNRGHGRQMEEMAVQGAKDAEEGGRAVKETVAAMGSIAEKISIIEEIAYQTNLLALNAAIEAARAGEHGKGFAVVATEVRKLAERSRTAAKEISGLATSSVKVATRSGQLLEELVPSIRKTADLVQEVVAASAEQTSGVAQMNKAMQHVDQVTQRNASASEELASTAEELSSQAEALSQLVSFFRMVEGPERGWRQAPRPMGGGRSLPGAQSAGHALKAAAGALGHPGAPAPRASAPAPAPAALPDEDREFKRF; this is translated from the coding sequence ATGACCTGGTTCCACGACCTGAAGATTGCCTCCAAGCTGCTCGTTGCCTTCCTCGCCCTGAGCACCTTCACCCTGCTGCTGGGGGTCTTCGCGCTCCGTCAGATGGAGGTGATGAACGACGCGACGGATGAGGTGACGGACATCCTGGTGCCGAGCCTCTCCTACGTCTCGGACGCGAACACCGACACCTCGGACTTCCTCATCGCCGAGCTGCAGCACGTCCTCTCGACGGACCCCATGCAGATGGCCCAGTACGAGCGGGAGATGCAGCAGCTGCTGGAGACGATCAACCAGGGACTCTCCAGGTACGTGCCCCTCATCCGGCTGGAGGATGAGCGGCGCCTGTACGAGAACTTCAGCCGGGACTGGAAGCACTACCTGCTGGAGCACGAGAAGGTCGTCGCGCTCTCGCGCTCGGGCCAGCAGGAGGCGGCGCGCGTCCTCTACAACGAGCGCTCGCGGCCCGCCTACTCGGCGGCCATCAACAGCCTGGAGGAGCTGGTGGTCGTCCTCCAGAAGGCCTCCAGGAAGGCCTCGGACTACTCGGATACCACCCATGCGCTCGCGCGCGGGTGGATCCTCTCCGCCATGGGCGTCAGCCTGGTGCTCGGCCTGCTGCTCAGCGTCCTCATCGCCCGGGTCATCTCGCGGCCGCTGAACGAGGCGGTGACGGTGGCGGACCGCATCGCCGAGGGGGACCTCACCGTCCGCATCACGGCGGAGACGCAGGACGAGACGGGCCGGCTGCTGGGGGCCCTGGAGCGCATGGTGCGCAAGCTCGCCCAGGTCATCGGCGAGGTGCGCGAGGGCGCCAGTGCGCTCGCCTCGGCGTCCTCCCAGGTGTCGTCCTCCTCGCAGAGCCTGTCGCAAGGCACCAGCGAGCAGGCCAGCAGCGTGGAGGAGACCACCTCCAGCCTGGAGCAGATGACGGCCAGCATCACCCAGAACCGCGGCCACGGCCGGCAGATGGAGGAGATGGCCGTGCAGGGCGCGAAGGACGCCGAGGAGGGCGGCCGGGCCGTGAAGGAGACGGTGGCGGCCATGGGCTCCATCGCGGAGAAGATCTCCATCATCGAGGAGATCGCCTACCAGACGAACCTCTTGGCACTGAACGCGGCGATCGAAGCGGCGCGGGCCGGAGAGCACGGTAAGGGCTTCGCGGTGGTGGCCACGGAGGTGCGCAAGCTGGCCGAGCGCAGCCGGACGGCGGCCAAGGAGATTTCAGGGCTGGCGACGAGCAGCGTGAAGGTGGCGACGCGCTCGGGGCAGCTGCTGGAGGAGCTGGTGCCGTCGATTCGCAAGACGGCGGACCTGGTGCAGGAGGTGGTGGCGGCGTCGGCGGAGCAGACCAGTGGCGTGGCGCAGATGAACAAGGCGATGCAGCACGTGGACCAGGTGACGCAGCGCAACGCGTCGGCGTCCGAGGAGCTGGCGTCCACGGCCGAGGAGCTGTCCTCCCAGGCGGAAGCGCTCAGCCAGCTGGTGTCCTTCTTCCGCATGGTGGAGGGCCCCGAGCGTGGCTGGCGCCAGGCGCCACGGCCCATGGGAGGAGGGCGCTCCCTGCCAGGCGCTCAATCCGCGGGGCACGCGCTGAAGGCGGCGGCGGGGGCGCTCGGCCACCCCGGGGCTCCGGCGCCTCGAGCCTCCGCTCCCGCTCCCGCTCCCGCCGCGCTCCCGGACGAGGATCGCGAGTTCAAGCGCTTCTAG
- a CDS encoding chemotaxis protein CheW — protein sequence MSTQTTAASSQYLSFILAGEEYALGILQVKEIIEYDTVTRVPGTPVWVRGVFNLRGSVVPVVDLAVKLGMAPSVLSRWSCIVVVEVKLGGERVVLGLLSDAIGQVIELEPGAVVPPPSFGTPIHGDYLLGMGRLGTGRKFVLLLDIDKVLSGQEVLAASALRAPVDAPSSTS from the coding sequence ATGAGCACACAGACGACGGCAGCATCCTCGCAGTACCTCAGCTTCATCCTGGCCGGGGAGGAGTACGCGCTCGGCATCCTGCAGGTGAAGGAGATCATCGAGTACGACACGGTGACGCGTGTGCCCGGAACGCCCGTCTGGGTGAGAGGGGTGTTCAACCTGCGTGGCAGCGTGGTGCCGGTGGTGGACCTGGCGGTGAAGCTGGGCATGGCGCCCTCGGTGCTCAGCCGGTGGAGCTGCATCGTGGTGGTGGAGGTGAAGCTGGGCGGAGAGCGCGTGGTGCTGGGGCTGCTGTCGGACGCCATCGGGCAGGTGATCGAGCTGGAGCCCGGAGCGGTGGTGCCGCCGCCGTCCTTCGGCACGCCCATCCATGGGGACTACCTGCTGGGCATGGGACGGCTGGGCACGGGCAGGAAGTTCGTCCTGCTGCTGGACATCGACAAGGTTCTCAGCGGCCAGGAGGTGCTGGCCGCCAGCGCGCTCCGGGCCCCGGTGGACGCTCCGTCCAGCACCTCCTGA
- a CDS encoding HAMP domain-containing methyl-accepting chemotaxis protein, with translation MNWFRNLRISSKLLVAFGVLLGFTAFLGFFALACMDAMRGASDEVSTDRLPSILHLADATDRLASFRRAELLHSVTRDARVRDDYERRMLEDLSRFEHSLEQFAPHAVSEEERREFEAFKGLWKTYSASHDEIIALSRAGRIDQAHDLIANGSHHDFFAANTQLRKLRDTHYKASMKAVANSNATHESARQWILGVLGACLAVSVLFCVFVARSISRPLARAVGVAGRIAGGDLGVRIEETDQDETGRLLAALRDMVHRLAEVIGEVREGANSVASASSQLAASSQSLAQATSEQASSVEESTSSLTQMTASITQNQEHGRQMERMAVQGAQDAEEGGRAVKQTVEAMGSIVEKVSIIEEIAYQTNLLALNAAIEAARAGEHGKGFAVVATEVRKLAERSRTAAKEISGLATSSVKVATRSGQLLEELVPSIRKTADLVQEVVVASAEQATGVTQMGKAMEYVDQVTQRNASASEELASTAEELSSQAEALRRVVSFFQLGEGSARVAHPPRRAPVAGTGRGQERAA, from the coding sequence ATGAACTGGTTCCGCAACCTGAGGATCTCCTCGAAGCTCCTCGTCGCCTTTGGCGTCCTGCTGGGCTTCACCGCCTTCCTGGGCTTCTTCGCCCTCGCGTGCATGGACGCCATGCGCGGCGCGTCCGATGAGGTGTCCACGGACAGGCTGCCGAGCATCCTCCACCTCGCGGACGCGACGGATCGGCTCGCGAGCTTCCGCCGAGCCGAGCTGCTGCACTCCGTCACCCGGGATGCCAGGGTCCGGGATGATTACGAGCGGCGGATGCTCGAGGACCTCTCCAGGTTCGAGCACAGCCTCGAGCAGTTCGCACCGCATGCCGTCTCCGAGGAGGAGCGCCGCGAGTTCGAGGCGTTCAAGGGCCTCTGGAAGACGTACTCGGCCTCCCATGACGAGATCATCGCGCTCTCGCGTGCGGGGCGGATCGACCAGGCGCACGATCTCATCGCCAACGGCTCGCACCATGACTTCTTCGCGGCGAACACCCAGCTGCGCAAGCTCCGGGACACGCACTACAAGGCCAGCATGAAGGCGGTGGCGAACTCCAACGCCACGCACGAGAGCGCTCGCCAGTGGATTCTCGGGGTGCTGGGGGCCTGCCTCGCCGTGAGCGTGCTGTTCTGCGTCTTCGTGGCCCGCTCCATCTCCCGTCCGCTGGCCCGCGCGGTGGGGGTGGCGGGCCGCATCGCCGGGGGAGACCTGGGCGTGCGAATCGAGGAGACGGACCAGGACGAGACGGGCCGGCTGCTGGCGGCCCTGCGCGACATGGTGCACCGGCTGGCCGAGGTCATCGGCGAGGTGCGCGAGGGCGCCAACTCCGTGGCCTCGGCGTCCTCCCAGCTCGCGGCCTCCTCGCAGAGCCTGGCGCAGGCCACCAGCGAGCAGGCCAGCAGCGTGGAGGAGAGCACCTCCAGCCTGACGCAGATGACGGCCAGCATCACCCAGAACCAGGAGCATGGCCGGCAGATGGAGCGGATGGCCGTGCAGGGCGCCCAGGACGCGGAGGAGGGGGGCCGGGCGGTGAAGCAGACGGTGGAGGCCATGGGCTCCATCGTGGAGAAGGTCTCCATCATCGAGGAGATCGCCTACCAGACGAACCTGCTGGCGCTCAACGCGGCGATTGAAGCGGCCCGTGCGGGAGAGCACGGCAAGGGCTTCGCGGTGGTGGCCACGGAGGTGCGCAAGCTGGCCGAGCGCAGCCGGACGGCGGCCAAGGAGATTTCAGGGCTGGCGACGAGCAGCGTGAAGGTGGCGACGCGCTCGGGGCAGTTGCTGGAGGAGCTGGTACCGTCGATTCGCAAGACGGCGGACCTGGTGCAGGAGGTGGTGGTGGCGTCGGCGGAGCAGGCCACGGGAGTGACGCAGATGGGCAAGGCGATGGAGTACGTGGACCAGGTGACGCAGCGCAACGCGTCGGCGTCCGAGGAGCTGGCGTCCACGGCCGAGGAGTTGTCCTCCCAGGCGGAGGCGTTGCGGCGGGTGGTGTCCTTCTTCCAGCTGGGGGAGGGCTCCGCGCGGGTGGCTCATCCGCCGCGGCGTGCGCCTGTCGCCGGCACCGGGCGCGGACAGGAGCGTGCGGCGTGA
- a CDS encoding chemotaxis protein CheW has product MSSQTTAASSQYLSFILAGEEYALGILQVKEIIEYDTVTRVPGTPAWVRGVFNLRGSVVPVVDLAVKLGMAPSVLSRWSCIVVVEVTLGRERIVLGLLADAIGQVIELEPGAVMPPPSFGTPIHGDYLLGMGRLGTGRKFVLLLDIDHVLSSQEVLAASALKTPVAVTEPPAVAAGTGVVDSSSVPT; this is encoded by the coding sequence ATGAGCTCACAGACGACGGCGGCATCCTCGCAGTACCTCAGCTTCATCCTGGCCGGGGAGGAGTACGCGCTCGGCATCCTGCAGGTGAAGGAGATCATCGAGTACGACACGGTGACGCGTGTGCCCGGAACGCCCGCGTGGGTGAGAGGGGTGTTCAACCTGCGCGGCAGCGTGGTGCCGGTGGTGGACCTGGCGGTGAAGCTGGGCATGGCGCCCTCGGTGCTCAGCCGGTGGAGCTGCATCGTGGTGGTGGAGGTGACGCTGGGCCGGGAGCGCATCGTCCTGGGCCTGTTGGCGGACGCCATCGGGCAGGTGATTGAGCTGGAGCCCGGAGCGGTGATGCCGCCGCCGTCCTTCGGCACGCCCATCCACGGGGACTACCTGCTGGGCATGGGGCGGCTGGGCACGGGCAGGAAGTTCGTCCTGCTGCTGGACATCGACCATGTGCTCAGCAGCCAGGAAGTCCTGGCGGCCAGTGCGCTGAAGACTCCGGTGGCCGTCACCGAGCCGCCCGCGGTGGCTGCCGGGACGGGCGTCGTGGACTCTTCCAGCGTGCCCACGTAG
- a CDS encoding two-component system sensor histidine kinase NtrB gives MPLHPSDTLARPLRSTPGEKPTEGSFPCPLPPPSPPGSDASFRLLVESVEDVGLYMLEPDGRVASWNVGAERMTGYRAAEVLGRHCSLFFLEEDVAAGLPQRLLDEAEQLGKVRDEGWRLRRDGTRFYALILITAIRDAEGRLRGFTGLGRDITARRETELQLREARDALRRHESLSDMGSLVAGVAHEVRNPLFGISATLDAFEARFGHSPEHAPFLSTLRREVSRLHHLMHELLTYGRPPGTELHPCSLSSVFAESMDVTAALAREREVHVELSVEPALPRVPMDPGRLVQVFQNLLANALQHSPSGSTVRLTARRLVDEGHTRVECMVMDQGPGFVPEHLPRVFEPFYSQRPGGVGLGLPIVQRIVQEHHGSVSVGNGAEGGAEVRVYLPAEGEPSAATHPGSR, from the coding sequence ATGCCGCTTCATCCATCCGACACCCTGGCCCGCCCCCTTCGCTCGACGCCGGGTGAGAAGCCCACCGAGGGCTCGTTTCCCTGTCCCCTCCCGCCCCCCTCTCCCCCGGGCTCCGACGCGAGCTTCCGCCTCCTGGTGGAGAGCGTGGAGGACGTGGGCCTCTACATGCTCGAGCCGGATGGACGCGTCGCGAGCTGGAACGTGGGCGCCGAGCGCATGACGGGCTACCGCGCCGCGGAGGTCCTCGGGAGACACTGCTCGTTGTTCTTCCTCGAGGAGGACGTCGCCGCGGGCCTGCCCCAGCGTCTGCTGGACGAGGCGGAGCAGCTGGGCAAGGTGCGCGACGAGGGCTGGCGGCTGCGGCGGGACGGCACCCGCTTCTACGCCCTCATCCTCATCACCGCGATTCGCGACGCCGAGGGCCGGCTGCGCGGCTTCACCGGCCTGGGGCGCGACATCACCGCCCGCCGGGAAACGGAGCTCCAGCTGCGCGAGGCGCGGGACGCGTTGCGCCGTCACGAGAGCCTGTCCGACATGGGCTCGCTGGTGGCCGGCGTGGCCCACGAGGTGCGCAACCCTCTCTTCGGCATCTCCGCCACCCTGGATGCCTTCGAGGCCCGCTTCGGCCACTCCCCGGAGCACGCGCCCTTCCTCTCCACGCTCCGGCGCGAGGTGTCGCGCCTGCACCACCTCATGCACGAGCTGCTCACCTATGGCCGGCCGCCGGGCACCGAGCTCCATCCCTGCTCGCTCTCCAGCGTGTTCGCCGAGTCCATGGACGTCACCGCCGCCCTCGCCCGCGAGCGCGAGGTGCACGTGGAGCTGAGCGTGGAGCCGGCGCTGCCCCGCGTCCCCATGGATCCGGGCCGGCTCGTCCAGGTGTTCCAGAACCTGCTCGCCAACGCGTTGCAGCACTCCCCGAGCGGCTCCACCGTGCGGCTCACCGCGCGGCGGCTCGTGGACGAGGGCCACACCCGGGTGGAGTGCATGGTGATGGACCAGGGGCCCGGCTTCGTCCCCGAGCACCTGCCACGCGTCTTCGAGCCCTTCTACTCCCAGCGGCCCGGGGGGGTGGGCCTGGGCCTGCCCATCGTCCAACGTATCGTTCAGGAGCATCACGGCTCGGTCTCGGTGGGCAATGGCGCCGAGGGTGGAGCCGAGGTCCGGGTGTATCTCCCGGCCGAGGGAGAGCCGAGTGCAGCGACGCATCCTGGTAGTCGATGA
- a CDS encoding methyl-accepting chemotaxis protein has translation MTWFDNLKITSKLLVAVLLLCGNAGVMGTVALGHMEQIRLATNEVTTSWLPGIHYISDANSNISDFHIAEQQLVSSGDASRKAESEQRLRAEQEKVERNLTQYEATLQLEEDRRLFQDIRVRWTDYLAEHEKVVALAREKDSQGALLSARERRQQGFEALSLKLDELVAFNARSGKEATQRAEAAHEAMRNSILAMCVFSSFLFVVIGLVLSRSISRPLGDAVAVADRIAEGDLTVRIDVRREDEVGLLLTALERMVRKLAQVIGEVREGASALASASSQVSSSSQSLSQGTSEQASSVEETTSSLEQMTASIGQNRSHGRQMEEMAVQGAKDAEEGGRAVKQTVEAMGSIAEKISIIEEIAYQTNLLALNAAIEAARAGEHGKGFAVVATEVRKLAERSRTAAKEISGLATSSVGVATRSGQLLEALVPSIRKTADLVQEVVAASAEQTSGVAQMNKAMQHVEQVTQRNASASEELASTAEEVSSQAQALRELVSFFHVEEASERGWRPASRPPPTGYPGGRAPSAAHGLKAAAAGLGSLAPATQVPLPAVHPDEDREFKRF, from the coding sequence ATGACCTGGTTCGACAACCTGAAGATCACCTCCAAGCTCCTCGTCGCCGTCCTGCTGCTGTGCGGCAACGCCGGCGTGATGGGAACCGTGGCCCTCGGACACATGGAGCAGATACGTCTCGCGACCAACGAGGTGACCACGAGCTGGCTGCCCGGCATCCACTACATCTCGGACGCGAACAGCAACATCTCGGACTTCCACATCGCCGAGCAGCAACTCGTCTCCTCGGGTGACGCCTCGCGGAAGGCCGAGAGCGAGCAGCGGCTCCGTGCCGAGCAGGAGAAGGTCGAGCGCAACCTGACGCAGTACGAGGCGACCCTCCAGCTGGAGGAGGATCGCCGCCTGTTCCAGGACATCCGGGTGAGGTGGACGGACTACCTGGCGGAGCACGAGAAGGTCGTCGCGCTCGCGCGGGAGAAGGACAGCCAGGGGGCGCTCCTGTCCGCCCGTGAGCGTAGGCAGCAGGGCTTCGAGGCCCTCTCGCTCAAGCTGGATGAGCTGGTGGCCTTCAATGCCAGGTCTGGAAAGGAGGCGACCCAGCGCGCGGAAGCCGCCCATGAGGCGATGCGGAACTCGATCCTGGCCATGTGCGTGTTCTCCAGCTTCCTCTTCGTGGTCATCGGCCTCGTGCTCTCCCGCTCCATCTCCCGGCCACTGGGCGACGCCGTGGCGGTGGCGGACCGCATCGCCGAGGGGGACCTCACCGTCCGCATCGACGTGCGGCGCGAGGACGAGGTGGGGTTGTTGCTCACGGCCCTGGAGCGCATGGTGCGCAAGCTCGCCCAGGTCATCGGCGAGGTGCGTGAGGGCGCCAGTGCGCTCGCCTCGGCGTCCTCCCAGGTGTCGTCCTCCTCGCAGAGCCTGTCGCAGGGCACCAGCGAGCAGGCCAGCAGCGTGGAGGAGACCACCTCCAGCCTGGAGCAGATGACGGCCAGCATCGGTCAGAATCGCAGCCATGGCCGGCAGATGGAGGAGATGGCCGTGCAGGGCGCGAAGGACGCCGAGGAGGGCGGCCGCGCGGTGAAGCAGACGGTGGAGGCCATGGGCTCCATCGCGGAGAAGATCTCCATCATCGAGGAGATCGCCTACCAGACGAACCTGCTGGCGCTCAACGCGGCGATCGAAGCGGCGCGGGCGGGGGAGCACGGCAAGGGCTTCGCGGTGGTGGCCACGGAGGTGCGCAAGCTGGCCGAGCGCAGCCGGACGGCGGCCAAGGAGATTTCAGGGCTGGCGACGAGCAGCGTGGGGGTGGCGACGCGCTCGGGGCAGTTGCTGGAGGCCCTGGTGCCGTCGATTCGCAAGACGGCGGACCTGGTGCAGGAGGTGGTGGCGGCGTCGGCGGAGCAGACCAGTGGCGTGGCGCAGATGAACAAGGCGATGCAGCACGTGGAGCAGGTGACGCAGCGCAATGCGTCGGCATCCGAGGAGCTGGCATCCACGGCCGAGGAGGTGTCCTCCCAGGCGCAGGCGCTGCGCGAGCTGGTGTCCTTCTTCCACGTGGAGGAGGCCTCCGAGCGTGGCTGGCGCCCGGCGTCCCGGCCTCCTCCCACCGGGTACCCGGGTGGGCGAGCTCCCTCCGCGGCGCACGGGCTGAAGGCCGCGGCCGCTGGGCTGGGCTCCCTGGCTCCGGCGACCCAGGTTCCCCTTCCCGCCGTGCACCCGGATGAGGACCGCGAGTTCAAGCGCTTCTAG
- a CDS encoding sigma-54-dependent transcriptional regulator: MQRRILVVDDEPAVRFGLRHFFEANGLEVVEAQTCREARELFRGYRPDLVLLDYRLKDGTAGELLPEMRAMDPSIPVLVLTAHVSIETAIQVIKQGAEHFLPKPVELPTLWVMVERLLETQATRRQQQALVASRLEELNPFLGASRAIRELEATARRVLDSDSPVLIQGETGTGKGVLAHWLHVHGPRGAGPLVQLNCAGLLPQFLETELFGHERGAFTSAVSRKQGLLEVAHRGTVFLDEIGDMDLQVQPKLLKVLEEKRFRRLGEVEDRSVDVRLIAATHQDLAESMRTHRFRGDLYFRISTLPLRLPALRERPEDIPLIARDLLARLSRELGRPGLDLTPQAEASLRAYSWPGNLRELRNVLERAVLLSSTPLLRSEDLHFNHAMARALSASPAEPGTPVCPAAELDLTLQEVERRHIERVLAAEGGHVERAARRLGIPRSSLYQKLKSLGLSSKV; this comes from the coding sequence GTGCAGCGACGCATCCTGGTAGTCGATGACGAGCCGGCGGTGCGCTTCGGCCTCCGCCACTTCTTCGAGGCCAACGGCCTGGAGGTCGTCGAGGCGCAGACGTGCCGCGAGGCGCGTGAGCTCTTCCGCGGCTACCGGCCGGATCTGGTGCTGCTGGATTACCGTCTGAAGGATGGCACCGCGGGGGAGCTGCTTCCGGAGATGCGGGCGATGGACCCCTCCATCCCCGTGCTGGTGCTCACCGCGCATGTCTCCATCGAAACCGCCATCCAGGTCATCAAGCAGGGCGCGGAGCACTTCCTGCCCAAGCCCGTGGAGCTGCCCACCCTGTGGGTGATGGTGGAGCGCCTGCTGGAGACCCAGGCCACGCGCCGCCAGCAGCAGGCCCTGGTGGCCAGCCGCCTCGAGGAGCTCAACCCCTTCCTGGGCGCCAGCCGCGCCATCCGTGAGCTGGAGGCCACCGCCCGCCGCGTGCTGGACAGCGACAGCCCCGTGCTCATCCAGGGTGAGACGGGCACCGGCAAGGGCGTGCTCGCCCACTGGCTGCACGTGCACGGCCCTCGCGGCGCGGGCCCCCTCGTCCAGCTCAACTGCGCCGGGCTGCTGCCCCAGTTCCTCGAGACGGAGCTCTTCGGCCACGAGCGCGGCGCCTTCACCAGCGCCGTCAGCCGCAAGCAGGGCCTGCTGGAGGTGGCCCACCGCGGCACCGTGTTCCTCGACGAGATCGGCGACATGGACCTGCAGGTGCAGCCCAAGCTCCTCAAGGTGCTGGAGGAGAAGCGCTTCCGCCGGCTGGGCGAGGTGGAGGATCGCTCGGTGGACGTGCGCCTCATCGCCGCCACCCACCAGGATCTCGCCGAGTCCATGCGCACGCACCGCTTCCGCGGCGACCTGTACTTCCGCATCAGCACCCTGCCGCTGCGCCTGCCCGCGCTGCGCGAGCGGCCCGAGGACATCCCCCTCATCGCCCGGGACCTGCTCGCGCGGCTCTCCCGCGAGCTGGGCCGCCCCGGGTTGGACCTCACGCCCCAGGCCGAGGCCTCCCTGCGCGCCTACTCCTGGCCCGGCAACCTGCGCGAGCTGCGCAACGTGCTCGAGCGCGCCGTGCTCCTCTCCTCCACCCCCTTGCTGCGCTCGGAGGACCTGCACTTCAACCACGCCATGGCGCGAGCCCTCTCGGCCTCGCCGGCGGAGCCCGGCACGCCCGTGTGCCCGGCCGCGGAGCTGGACCTGACGCTGCAGGAGGTGGAGCGCCGCCACATCGAGCGCGTGCTCGCCGCCGAGGGCGGACACGTGGAGCGAGCGGCCAGGCGGCTCGGCATTCCCCGCAGCTCGCTGTACCAGAAGCTCAAGAGCCTGGGCCTGTCGTCCAAAGTCTAG